A genomic window from Salvia splendens isolate huo1 chromosome 11, SspV2, whole genome shotgun sequence includes:
- the LOC121753594 gene encoding ubiquinol oxidase 2, mitochondrial-like gives MSRRVAMQVSRLLNSNSTIAQASTFLKSTPMLGNRHRSSMASQEKAKPGANGEDDRAAVSSYWGVAPPQVRKDDGSPWRWNCFRPWETYTADTSIDVKKHHEAKTVMDKFAYGTVQALKYPTRLFFQRRHICHAMLLETVAAVPGMVGGMMLHLKSLRRFEQSGGWIKTLLEEAENERMHLMTFLEVSQPKWSERALVIAVQGVFFNAYFAAYLISPKLAHRIVGYLEEEAVNSYTEFLEDLEKGLVEDQPAPAIAIDYWRLPADSTLKDVVTVIRADEAHHRDLNHYASDIQCQGHELKEYPAPLGYH, from the exons ATGAGCCGTCGCGTTGCAATGCAAGTCTCAAGGCTACTCAATAGCAATTCCACAATTGCACAAGCCTCTACATTCCTAAAGTCTACCCCGATGCTCGGGAACAGGCACCGGAGTAGCATGGCTTCGCAAGAAAAGGCCAAACCAGGAGCCAATGGTGAGGACGATCGAGCCGCTGTTAGCAGCTACTGGGGCGTGGCTCCACCTCAAGTGCGCAAGGACGACGGGTCACCCTGGCGGTGGAACTGTTTCCGGCCGTGGGAGACGTACACAGCGGACACGAGTATCGATGTAAAGAAGCACCATGAGGCTAAGACTGTCATGGACAAGTTTGCTTATGGGACTGTCCAAGCTCTCAAATATCCAACCCGCTTATTTTTTCAG AGGCGGCACATTTGCCACGCGATGTTGCTGGAGACGGTGGCGGCGGTGCCGGGGATGGTTGGCGGGATGATGCTGCACCTGAAATCGCTGCGGCGGTTCGAGCAAAGCGGCGGATGGATCAAGACGCTGCTGGAAGAGGCGGAAAACGAGCGGATGCATCT aatgaCGTTCCTGGAGGTATCGCAGCCGAAATGGTCGGAGCGAGCCCTAGTTATCGCCGTGCAGGGCGTCTTCTTCAACGCCTACTTCGCCGCCTACCTCATTTCCCCCAAATTGGCGCATCGCATCGTCGGATACCTAGAGGAGGAGGCGGTCAATTCCTACACCGAATTCCTCGAGGATTTGGAGAAGGGATTGGTCGAGGATCAGCCGGCGCCGGCCATCGCCATTGATTACTGGCGGCTTCCCGCCGATTCGACGCTCAAGGACGTCGTCACCGTGATTAGAGCCGACGAGGCGCACCACCGTGATCTCAACCACTACGCATCG GACATACAATGCCAAGGACATGAGCTGAAGGAATATCCAGCACCGCTGGGATACCACTGA